A single Epinephelus fuscoguttatus linkage group LG13, E.fuscoguttatus.final_Chr_v1 DNA region contains:
- the LOC125900045 gene encoding claudin-10-like isoform X2: MLQEILAFVLSTSGWVLVSSTLPTDYWKVSSLDGTVITTATYWSNLWKTCVTDSTGVSNCKDFPSMLALKGYIQACRALMITAICLGFFGSISALIGMKCTKIGGSDRTKARIVCIAGVEFLLSGICSLSACSLYAHQITAEFFDPTYVAQKYELGAALFIGWAGSILCILGGTILCFSIAGSSSESHSQAKYIYKGAASHSHISSFPRGQAQSVNQRPPPDYSNSSRMQHFDKNAYV; the protein is encoded by the exons atGCTTCAGGAGATCCTGGCCTTTGTTTTAAGCACCTCGGGGTGGGTGCTGGTGTCTTCCACCTTGCCGACGGACTACTGGAAGGTGTCTTCGCTTGATGGGACGGTCATCACCACAGCTACCTACTGGTCCAATCTGTGGAAGACCTGCGTCACGGATTCAACCGGAGTCTCCAACTGCAAAGACTTTCCCTCGATGCTGGCATTGAAGG GTTACATCCAGGCATGCAGGGCACTGATGATTACAGCCATCTGTCTGGGCTTTTTTGGTTCGATTTCTGCTCTCATTGGAATGAAATGCACCAAAATCGGAGGAAGTGACAGAACCAAAGCCAGGATTGTCTGCATTGCTGGTGTGGAATTCCTACTTAGTG GCATCTGCTCACTCTCAGCATGCTCCCTCTACGCACACCAGATAACAGCGGAGTTTTTCGACCCAACATATGTGGCACAGAA GTATGAACTGGGAGCTGCGCTCTTTATCGGCTGGGCAGGTTCCATCCTCTGTATCCTCGGAGGCACCATACTCTGCTTCTCCATCGCAGGTTCCTCCAGCGAAAG CCACAGTCAGGCAAAGTATATCTACAAAGGTGCTGCCTCACATTCCCATATCTCCTCTTTCCCGAGAGGGCAGGCTCAGTCTGTCAACCAGAGGCCGCCTCCAGACTACAGCAACTCCTCCAGGATGCAGCACTTTGATAAGAATGCTTATGTGTGA
- the LOC125900045 gene encoding claudin-10-like isoform X1 translates to MSVLQILAFLCGLGGLGATIGATVSNEWRQTSRASSVITVTWVLQGLWKNCAGNAIGAVHCRPHHTIFQLAGYIQACRALMITAICLGFFGSISALIGMKCTKIGGSDRTKARIVCIAGVEFLLSGICSLSACSLYAHQITAEFFDPTYVAQKYELGAALFIGWAGSILCILGGTILCFSIAGSSSESHSQAKYIYKGAASHSHISSFPRGQAQSVNQRPPPDYSNSSRMQHFDKNAYV, encoded by the exons ATGTCAGTCTTGCAGATTCTGGCTTTTCTCTGCGGCCTGGGTGGGCTCGGTGCCACTATTGGTGCCACAGTGTCCAACGAATGGAGGCAGACCAGTCGGGCATCCTCGGTCATCACAGTGACCTGGGTGCTCCAGGGTCTGTGGAAGAACTGTGCTGGGAATGCTATTGGAGCTGTGCACTGCAGACCACATCATACCATCTTTCAGCTGGCAG GTTACATCCAGGCATGCAGGGCACTGATGATTACAGCCATCTGTCTGGGCTTTTTTGGTTCGATTTCTGCTCTCATTGGAATGAAATGCACCAAAATCGGAGGAAGTGACAGAACCAAAGCCAGGATTGTCTGCATTGCTGGTGTGGAATTCCTACTTAGTG GCATCTGCTCACTCTCAGCATGCTCCCTCTACGCACACCAGATAACAGCGGAGTTTTTCGACCCAACATATGTGGCACAGAA GTATGAACTGGGAGCTGCGCTCTTTATCGGCTGGGCAGGTTCCATCCTCTGTATCCTCGGAGGCACCATACTCTGCTTCTCCATCGCAGGTTCCTCCAGCGAAAG CCACAGTCAGGCAAAGTATATCTACAAAGGTGCTGCCTCACATTCCCATATCTCCTCTTTCCCGAGAGGGCAGGCTCAGTCTGTCAACCAGAGGCCGCCTCCAGACTACAGCAACTCCTCCAGGATGCAGCACTTTGATAAGAATGCTTATGTGTGA